In Streptomyces qaidamensis, one DNA window encodes the following:
- a CDS encoding glutamate-cysteine ligase family protein — protein MGRDVPALVFTREDRRRYREKMHTDLEVLARMLHESGFESERPQVGLEIELNLVDDAGLPAMRNTDVLQAIADPAWSSELGRFNLEINIPPRRLTAGGPGSWEQAIRDALNHAEDRAAAVGAHLIMVGILPTLGESDVSESALSGDPRYRLLNEQIFAARGEDLRIRVDGVERLSTYADTITPEAACTSTQFHLQVDPKEFPHYWNAAQAIAGVQIALAANSPFLFGKELWRETRIPLFEQATDTRPEEIKAQGVRPRVWFGERWITSVFDLFEENVRYFPALLPLCEDEDPQQQLDSGGVPQLGELTLHNGTIYRWNRPIYAVTDSGPHLRIENRVLPAGPTVADIIANGAFYYGLTRALVDEDRPVWTRMSFSVAEENLHTAARDGIDARLYWPGVGEVPVTELVLRRLLPLAHRGLELTGMDAAWREPLLGIIEQRCVTGRNGALWQAEMVHHLEKAGISDRREALRQMTRTYMDYMHMNAPVHTWPVD, from the coding sequence ATGGGACGTGACGTGCCGGCCCTGGTGTTCACCCGGGAGGACCGTCGTCGCTACCGGGAGAAGATGCACACCGACCTCGAAGTGCTCGCCCGGATGCTCCACGAGTCGGGGTTCGAGAGCGAGCGCCCCCAGGTCGGGCTGGAGATAGAGCTCAACCTGGTCGACGACGCCGGACTGCCCGCGATGCGCAACACCGACGTGCTCCAGGCGATCGCCGACCCCGCCTGGTCGAGCGAGCTGGGCCGCTTCAACCTGGAGATCAACATCCCGCCCCGGCGGCTGACCGCCGGCGGCCCCGGCTCCTGGGAGCAGGCGATCCGGGACGCCCTCAACCACGCCGAGGATCGCGCCGCCGCGGTGGGCGCGCACCTGATCATGGTCGGCATCCTGCCGACCCTGGGCGAGTCGGACGTCAGCGAGTCCGCGCTCTCCGGCGACCCGCGCTACCGGCTCCTCAACGAGCAGATCTTCGCGGCCCGGGGCGAGGACCTGCGGATCAGGGTCGACGGCGTGGAGCGCTTGTCGACGTACGCCGACACGATCACTCCCGAGGCGGCCTGCACCAGCACCCAGTTCCATCTCCAGGTCGATCCGAAGGAGTTCCCGCACTACTGGAACGCGGCCCAGGCCATCGCGGGCGTGCAGATCGCCCTCGCGGCGAACTCGCCCTTCCTGTTCGGCAAGGAGCTGTGGCGCGAGACCCGCATCCCCCTGTTCGAGCAGGCCACCGACACCCGCCCCGAAGAGATCAAGGCCCAGGGCGTACGGCCCCGGGTGTGGTTCGGTGAGCGCTGGATCACCAGCGTCTTCGACCTCTTCGAGGAGAACGTGCGCTACTTCCCGGCCCTGCTGCCCCTGTGCGAGGACGAGGACCCACAGCAGCAGCTGGACAGCGGCGGCGTCCCCCAGCTGGGCGAACTGACCCTCCACAACGGCACGATCTACCGTTGGAACCGCCCCATCTACGCGGTCACCGACAGCGGCCCGCACCTGCGCATCGAGAACCGGGTACTGCCCGCCGGCCCCACCGTGGCCGACATCATCGCCAACGGCGCCTTCTACTACGGCCTGACCCGCGCCCTGGTCGACGAGGACCGGCCGGTGTGGACGCGGATGTCCTTCTCGGTCGCCGAGGAGAACCTGCACACCGCCGCCCGCGACGGCATCGACGCCCGCCTGTACTGGCCCGGCGTGGGCGAAGTGCCGGTCACGGAACTGGTGTTGCGGCGTCTGCTGCCCCTGGCCCACCGGGGACTGGAGCTGACCGGCATGGACGCCGCGTGGCGCGAACCCCTGCTGGGCATCATCGAGCAGCGCTGCGTCACCGGCCGCAACGGCGCCCTGTGGCAGGCGGAGATGGTGCACCACCTGGAGAAGGCCGGCATCTCCGACCGGCGGGAGGCACTGCGGCAGATGACGAGGACGTACATGGACTACATGCACATGAACGCGCCCGTGCACACCTGGCCCGTGGACTGA
- a CDS encoding MFS transporter, producing the protein MPGHSNSLTRLRIALTVFFALDGFVFAGWVVRIPSIKAQTGASASALGLALLGVSAGAVVTMTLTGRLCRRFGNHRVTVVCAVLLSLSVALPPLTHSALALGLVLLLFGAAYGGINVAFNSAAVELVAALRRPVMPSFHAAFSLGGMVGAGLGGLVAGVLSPTRHLLLLTLVGLVVTAAAGPTLLRHEPPAPPERELPAEDAPRRLDRRTRGLVIVFGVIAGCTAYGEGALADWGALHLEQDLNASAGAAAAGYSCFALAMTVGRLTGTTLLERLGRTRTVVAGGTTAAAGMLLGSLAPSLWAALLGYAITGIGLANLFPVAVERAGALAGPGGVATASTLGYGGMLLGPPAIGFMADWFTLPVALTSVAVLAAVAAVVGALVGVATRRAAGG; encoded by the coding sequence GTGCCGGGCCACAGCAACTCCCTCACCCGGCTCCGGATCGCCCTCACCGTCTTCTTCGCCCTCGACGGCTTCGTCTTCGCCGGCTGGGTCGTGCGCATCCCCTCCATCAAGGCGCAGACCGGCGCCTCCGCCAGCGCCCTCGGCCTCGCCCTCCTGGGCGTCTCCGCCGGGGCGGTCGTCACCATGACCCTCACGGGGCGCCTGTGCCGCCGCTTCGGGAACCACCGGGTCACCGTCGTCTGCGCCGTCCTGCTCTCCCTGAGCGTCGCCCTGCCCCCGCTGACCCATTCGGCGCTCGCGCTGGGCCTGGTCCTGCTGCTCTTCGGGGCCGCGTACGGCGGGATCAACGTCGCCTTCAACAGTGCGGCGGTCGAGCTCGTGGCCGCGCTGCGGCGGCCGGTCATGCCGAGCTTCCACGCGGCGTTCAGTCTGGGCGGCATGGTCGGAGCGGGGCTGGGCGGTCTGGTCGCGGGGGTCCTCTCCCCCACGCGGCACCTGCTGCTGCTCACCCTCGTCGGCCTGGTCGTGACCGCCGCGGCGGGCCCCACGCTCCTGCGGCACGAGCCGCCGGCGCCTCCGGAGCGGGAACTGCCCGCCGAGGACGCCCCGCGCCGCCTCGACCGCCGCACCCGGGGGCTGGTGATCGTCTTCGGCGTGATCGCGGGGTGCACCGCGTACGGCGAGGGGGCGCTGGCCGACTGGGGCGCGCTGCACCTCGAACAGGACCTGAACGCCTCGGCGGGGGCCGCGGCCGCGGGCTACTCCTGCTTCGCGCTCGCCATGACGGTGGGGCGCCTGACCGGCACGACGCTGCTGGAACGCCTCGGGCGGACCCGGACCGTCGTCGCCGGCGGGACCACCGCGGCGGCCGGAATGCTGCTCGGCTCCCTCGCCCCCTCCCTCTGGGCGGCCCTCCTCGGCTACGCGATCACGGGCATCGGCCTCGCGAACCTCTTCCCCGTGGCCGTCGAACGCGCGGGCGCACTCGCCGGCCCCGGCGGCGTCGCCACGGCCTCGACGCTCGGCTACGGGGGCATGCTCCTCGGGCCGCCCGCGATCGGCTTCATGGCGGACTGGTTCACCCTGCCGGTCGCGCTGACCAGCGTGGCGGTGCTGGCGGCGGTGGCGGCGGTCGTAGGGGCGCTGGTGGGGGTGGCCACCCGGCGCGCGGCCGGAGGCTGA
- a CDS encoding SDR family oxidoreductase translates to MTEQQHPGEQHPTPEFPSQDQPHPGWTGPMDPPPDHGEESYRGSDRLAGRKAVITGGDSGIGRAVALAFAREGADVLFTHLDDEKDDAAETARLVEAAGRRAVPVSCDVREEENCRALIERAVDEFGRIDVLVNNAAYQMSQPDGIEAITTEQFDRVLRTNLYGMFWLCKLALPHIPEGGSIINSASVQAYKPSPHLLDYATTKGAIVTFTQGLAQMLIEKGIRVNAVAPGPVWTPLIPATLPDTQSFGKQAPIGRPAQPAEMAPAYVFLASQEASYITAEIVNATGGTPLP, encoded by the coding sequence GTGACCGAACAGCAGCACCCCGGCGAACAGCACCCGACCCCGGAGTTTCCCTCCCAGGACCAGCCGCACCCCGGCTGGACGGGGCCGATGGACCCGCCTCCGGACCACGGAGAGGAGTCCTACCGGGGCAGTGACCGGCTGGCCGGCCGCAAGGCCGTGATCACCGGTGGGGACTCCGGTATCGGCCGCGCGGTCGCCCTCGCGTTCGCCCGTGAGGGAGCCGACGTGCTCTTCACCCATCTGGATGACGAGAAGGACGACGCCGCCGAGACCGCCCGGCTCGTCGAGGCGGCGGGCCGCCGTGCGGTGCCCGTCTCGTGCGACGTGCGGGAGGAGGAGAACTGCCGGGCGCTGATCGAGCGTGCCGTGGACGAGTTCGGCCGGATCGACGTCCTCGTGAACAACGCCGCGTACCAGATGTCCCAGCCCGACGGCATCGAGGCGATCACCACCGAGCAGTTCGACCGGGTGCTGCGCACCAACCTGTACGGGATGTTCTGGCTGTGCAAGCTGGCCCTGCCGCACATCCCGGAGGGCGGCAGCATCATCAACTCCGCGTCGGTGCAGGCGTACAAGCCCAGTCCGCATCTGCTGGACTACGCGACGACGAAGGGCGCGATCGTCACGTTCACACAGGGGCTGGCGCAGATGCTGATCGAGAAGGGCATCCGCGTCAACGCGGTGGCGCCGGGCCCGGTGTGGACGCCGCTGATCCCGGCGACCCTCCCGGACACCCAGTCGTTCGGCAAGCAGGCCCCCATCGGGCGGCCAGCCCAGCCTGCCGAGATGGCTCCCGCATACGTTTTCCTGGCATCTCAGGAGGCGTCTTACATCACCGCCGAGATCGTCAACGCGACGGGCGGGACACCGCTGCCGTAG
- a CDS encoding maleylpyruvate isomerase family mycothiol-dependent enzyme: METAEFLQALQTEGRLLAAAAEEAGTDAKVPTCPGWQVRDLLRHTGAVHRWAAAFVAEQLTEPRPPVEPTDLDGAELVAWYRDSHRHLVGTLAGASPDVECFTFLPAPSPLAFWARRQAHETAVHRVDAESARGGSPTGVTPEFAADGIDELLRGFHARSRSRVRTPEPRVLRVRAKDTGAVWTVRLSPEPPVTTRDASGEAECELSGPAEELYLALWNRAPLTEATGDQALAALWREASAI, from the coding sequence ATGGAGACCGCCGAGTTCCTTCAGGCACTGCAGACGGAAGGCAGGCTGCTGGCCGCGGCCGCCGAGGAGGCCGGGACCGACGCCAAGGTGCCGACGTGCCCCGGGTGGCAGGTGCGCGACCTGTTGCGGCACACGGGCGCCGTGCACCGCTGGGCCGCCGCGTTCGTCGCGGAGCAGCTCACCGAGCCCCGTCCGCCGGTCGAACCCACCGACCTGGACGGCGCGGAGCTCGTGGCCTGGTACCGCGACAGCCACCGGCACCTCGTCGGCACACTGGCCGGCGCCTCGCCTGACGTGGAGTGCTTCACCTTCCTGCCCGCGCCGTCACCACTGGCCTTCTGGGCCCGTCGACAGGCGCACGAGACGGCCGTGCACCGGGTCGACGCCGAGTCCGCGCGCGGCGGCAGCCCGACCGGCGTCACCCCCGAGTTCGCCGCCGACGGCATCGACGAACTGCTGCGCGGCTTCCACGCCCGCTCCAGGAGCCGGGTACGCACCCCCGAGCCGCGCGTTCTGCGGGTCCGCGCCAAGGACACCGGCGCGGTGTGGACGGTACGGCTGTCGCCGGAGCCGCCCGTGACGACGCGGGACGCCTCCGGCGAGGCCGAGTGCGAACTGTCCGGTCCGGCCGAGGAGTTGTACCTGGCGCTGTGGAACCGGGCTCCGCTCACGGAAGCCACGGGCGACCAGGCGCTCGCCGCGCTGTGGCGGGAGGCATCGGCGATCTGA
- a CDS encoding MarR family winged helix-turn-helix transcriptional regulator, translated as MAAQQAEQALVEQWRDILALHARTQCELDRALHGHGLCASDFEVLDVLAGCRTPKGTPSYRVQEISERVHLSQSALSRLIARLEKEGLVERGMCPEDRRGVKVCLTAKGRALHGEVLPVQRAVLARMLTEG; from the coding sequence ATGGCGGCTCAGCAGGCCGAGCAGGCGCTCGTGGAACAGTGGCGGGACATTCTGGCGCTGCATGCCCGTACGCAGTGCGAACTCGACCGTGCGCTGCACGGCCACGGTCTGTGCGCCAGCGACTTCGAGGTGCTCGACGTCCTCGCCGGGTGCCGCACCCCGAAGGGCACGCCGTCCTACCGCGTCCAGGAGATCTCCGAGCGGGTCCATCTGAGCCAGAGCGCGCTGTCGCGGCTGATCGCCCGGCTGGAGAAGGAGGGGCTCGTCGAGCGCGGCATGTGCCCCGAGGACCGGCGCGGGGTGAAGGTCTGCCTCACGGCGAAGGGGCGCGCGCTGCACGGCGAGGTGCTTCCCGTGCAGCGCGCGGTGCTGGCGCGGATGCTCACCGAGGGCTGA
- a CDS encoding MFS transporter, giving the protein MTSPLISPTSEGRWTPRLWGTLLVLCAAMFLDALDVSMVGVALPSIGADLGLSTSALQWIVSGYILGYGGLLLLGGRAADLLGRRQVFLVALGVFAFASLLGGLVDSGPLLIASRFVKGLSAAFTAPAGLSIITTTFPEGPLRNRALAIYTTCGATGYSMGLVFSGLLTEASWRLTMLLPAPVALIALFAGMKLLPRTERERGKGGYDVPGAVLGTASMLLLVFTVVEAPEVGWGSVRTVLSFATVAVLLAAFVAVERRSPSPLVRLGVLRSGPQVRAQLGALTFVGSYIGFQFLVTLYMQQLLGWSALHTALAFLPAGALVALSATKVGAVIDRFGTARLMVLGFALMVTGYVLFLRIDLDPVYAAVILPTMLLVGSGFALTFPSLNVQATNGVDEHEQGMVSGLLNTSVQVGGAIFLAVVTAVVTANSPEGGNPSPQAVLDSYRPGLVVVTLVAFAGLLITLTGLRPRRGRPSSGPSVVVAKSTAQEAERVAVRD; this is encoded by the coding sequence ATGACCTCTCCGCTCATCTCCCCCACGTCCGAAGGGCGTTGGACGCCACGGCTCTGGGGCACCCTGCTCGTGCTCTGCGCCGCGATGTTCCTGGACGCCCTGGACGTGTCCATGGTCGGCGTCGCCCTGCCGTCGATCGGTGCCGACCTCGGCCTGTCGACATCGGCGCTGCAATGGATCGTCAGCGGCTACATCCTGGGCTACGGCGGTCTGCTGCTCCTCGGCGGCCGCGCCGCCGACCTGCTGGGCCGGCGCCAGGTCTTCCTGGTGGCCCTCGGCGTCTTCGCGTTCGCCTCGCTGCTCGGCGGTCTCGTCGACTCGGGGCCGCTGCTCATCGCCAGCCGCTTCGTCAAGGGCCTGAGTGCGGCCTTCACGGCACCCGCCGGCCTGTCGATCATCACCACGACGTTTCCCGAAGGCCCCCTGCGCAACCGCGCCCTGGCCATCTACACCACCTGCGGCGCCACCGGCTACTCGATGGGCCTGGTCTTCTCCGGCCTGCTCACGGAGGCCAGCTGGCGGCTCACCATGCTCCTGCCCGCCCCCGTCGCGCTGATCGCCCTGTTCGCGGGCATGAAGCTGCTGCCGCGCACCGAGCGCGAGCGCGGCAAGGGCGGCTACGACGTCCCCGGCGCCGTCCTCGGCACCGCCTCGATGCTGCTGCTCGTCTTCACCGTCGTCGAGGCGCCCGAGGTGGGCTGGGGCTCGGTCCGCACCGTCCTGTCCTTCGCCACGGTGGCCGTTCTCCTGGCGGCCTTCGTCGCCGTCGAGCGGCGCAGCCCCAGCCCGCTGGTCCGGCTCGGCGTGCTGCGCTCCGGGCCGCAAGTGCGGGCCCAGCTGGGCGCGTTGACGTTCGTCGGCAGCTACATCGGCTTCCAGTTCCTGGTCACGCTGTACATGCAGCAGCTGCTCGGCTGGTCCGCGCTGCACACGGCCCTGGCGTTCCTGCCGGCGGGCGCGCTGGTGGCGCTGTCCGCCACGAAGGTCGGAGCCGTCATCGACCGCTTCGGTACGGCCCGGTTGATGGTGCTGGGCTTCGCGCTGATGGTCACCGGATACGTGCTGTTCCTGCGCATCGACCTCGACCCGGTCTACGCGGCCGTGATCCTGCCGACGATGCTGCTGGTCGGCTCCGGCTTCGCGCTGACCTTCCCGTCGCTCAACGTCCAGGCCACCAACGGCGTCGACGAGCACGAGCAGGGCATGGTCTCCGGGCTGCTCAACACCTCGGTCCAGGTCGGTGGTGCGATCTTCCTCGCCGTGGTGACGGCCGTGGTCACCGCGAACTCCCCCGAGGGTGGCAACCCCTCCCCGCAGGCCGTCCTCGACAGCTACCGGCCCGGCCTGGTGGTCGTGACGCTCGTCGCCTTCGCGGGCCTGCTGATCACCCTCACAGGTCTGCGTCCCCGCCGGGGCCGCCCGTCCTCCGGACCGTCCGTGGTGGTCGCCAAGTCCACTGCCCAGGAGGCGGAGCGCGTCGCCGTCCGCGACTAG
- a CDS encoding DUF6332 family protein, translating to MTSHGGRRSQAERDAITVEIGYALCSAAFAAAVVFGAVAGPALLFDLPETPERLLPLAGLVLAPALFAVRVVSVLVRFRKAGQPSQPGRTSPDS from the coding sequence ATGACCAGTCACGGAGGACGGCGCAGTCAGGCCGAACGGGATGCGATCACCGTCGAGATCGGGTACGCGCTGTGCAGCGCGGCGTTCGCTGCGGCGGTGGTGTTCGGGGCCGTGGCCGGGCCCGCGCTGCTCTTCGACCTGCCGGAGACGCCGGAGCGCCTGCTGCCGCTCGCCGGTCTGGTGCTCGCGCCGGCGCTCTTCGCCGTCCGGGTGGTCAGTGTGCTGGTCCGGTTCCGGAAGGCCGGTCAGCCCAGCCAGCCCGGCCGCACCAGCCCCGACTCGTAG
- a CDS encoding response regulator gives MIRVLLADDQSLVRAGFRALLDAQPDIEVAAEAADGAQAVRRIRELRPDVVLMDIRMPALDGLAATRQVTGDPGLKDVRVVMLTTFELDEYVFEAIRSGASGFLVKDTEPDELLRAVRAVVAGDALLSPGVTRRLISEFASRSKEPAAAGALARLTEREREVMALVGIGLSNEEIARRLVVSPLTAKTHVSRTMVKLGARDRAQLVVLAYESGLVRPGWLG, from the coding sequence GTGATCCGCGTACTGCTCGCCGACGATCAGTCACTGGTACGGGCGGGGTTCCGGGCGCTGCTCGACGCGCAGCCCGACATCGAGGTGGCCGCGGAGGCCGCCGACGGTGCTCAGGCCGTGCGCCGCATCCGCGAACTGCGGCCCGACGTGGTCCTGATGGACATCCGCATGCCCGCCCTCGACGGCCTCGCCGCGACCCGGCAGGTGACCGGCGACCCCGGGCTGAAGGACGTCAGGGTCGTCATGCTCACCACCTTCGAGCTCGACGAGTACGTCTTCGAGGCGATCCGGTCCGGCGCCTCCGGCTTCCTGGTCAAGGACACCGAGCCGGACGAACTCCTGCGCGCCGTAAGGGCGGTGGTCGCCGGTGATGCCCTGCTGTCGCCGGGCGTCACCCGGCGGCTGATCTCCGAGTTCGCCTCCCGCTCCAAGGAACCGGCGGCGGCCGGCGCCCTGGCCCGGCTCACCGAGCGGGAGCGGGAGGTGATGGCGCTGGTCGGGATCGGCCTGTCCAACGAGGAGATCGCCCGCCGCCTGGTCGTCAGCCCGCTCACCGCGAAGACCCACGTCAGCCGCACGATGGTGAAGCTCGGCGCCCGCGACCGGGCCCAACTGGTGGTGCTCGCCTACGAGTCGGGGCTGGTGCGGCCGGGCTGGCTGGGCTGA
- a CDS encoding sensor histidine kinase, with the protein MDEQRARSGPPQGWRHGPPPWDRWERPATRWPWRSTVLVTVFVLVGSGFAAHGQQGERAELDLFARVLLLVAAGLLLWRKRYPVAVVFGTAAAVMVYLGAGYPYGPVLFTVALACFSAVVAGHRRAAWAAMGMLWAGHVLVAHWLYRWLPPPGDSAVSWGEEIVVATWLVAIAAVSELFRVRREQWVRERAERAEAARRRADEERLRIARELHDVLAHSISVINVQAGVGLALLDTDPEQARTALTTIKDQSKEALGEVRQVLDTLRAPGDAPRTPAPGLDRLPELVEQAAGAGLTVDVEGKPPRLAPGTDLAAFRIVQEALTNVVRHSGSRHARVHLAHDERVLRLRVDDDGPATGDDAGGSGNGLAGMRERAAALGGTIEAGPRPDGGFRVLAVLPLTSSAHTSPGPTQEDR; encoded by the coding sequence ATGGACGAGCAGCGCGCGCGGAGCGGTCCGCCGCAGGGGTGGCGGCACGGGCCCCCGCCGTGGGACCGGTGGGAGCGGCCCGCGACGCGATGGCCCTGGCGCTCCACGGTCCTCGTGACCGTGTTCGTCCTGGTCGGTTCGGGCTTCGCCGCCCACGGACAGCAGGGCGAGCGGGCGGAACTGGATCTCTTCGCCCGGGTGCTGCTGCTGGTGGCCGCGGGGCTGCTGCTGTGGCGCAAGCGCTATCCGGTGGCGGTGGTGTTCGGCACGGCGGCCGCCGTCATGGTCTATCTGGGGGCCGGGTATCCCTACGGGCCGGTGCTCTTCACCGTCGCCCTGGCCTGCTTCAGCGCCGTCGTCGCCGGGCACCGCCGGGCGGCCTGGGCCGCGATGGGCATGCTCTGGGCCGGGCACGTCCTGGTGGCGCACTGGCTCTACCGGTGGCTGCCGCCGCCGGGCGACTCGGCCGTCTCCTGGGGCGAGGAGATCGTCGTCGCCACCTGGCTGGTGGCCATCGCGGCGGTGTCGGAGCTGTTCCGCGTCCGGCGCGAGCAGTGGGTCCGTGAACGGGCCGAGCGGGCCGAGGCCGCGCGGCGGCGGGCCGACGAGGAGCGGCTGCGGATCGCGCGGGAGCTGCACGATGTCCTCGCACACAGCATCTCGGTCATCAACGTGCAGGCGGGAGTCGGCCTCGCGCTCCTCGACACCGACCCCGAGCAGGCCCGCACGGCCCTCACCACCATCAAGGACCAGAGCAAGGAGGCGCTCGGCGAGGTGCGTCAGGTGCTCGACACCCTGCGCGCACCCGGTGACGCGCCGCGCACCCCCGCGCCCGGGCTCGACCGGCTGCCCGAACTGGTGGAACAGGCCGCGGGCGCGGGCCTCACGGTCGATGTCGAGGGGAAGCCGCCGCGCCTCGCCCCCGGCACGGACCTCGCCGCCTTCCGGATCGTCCAGGAGGCCCTGACCAACGTCGTACGGCACTCGGGTTCGCGGCACGCGCGCGTGCACCTGGCGCACGACGAGCGGGTGCTGCGGCTGCGCGTGGACGACGACGGGCCCGCGACCGGGGACGACGCGGGCGGCAGTGGCAACGGGCTCGCCGGGATGCGGGAGCGGGCCGCCGCCCTGGGTGGCACCATCGAGGCGGGCCCCCGCCCGGACGGCGGATTCCGGGTGCTCGCCGTACTGCCGCTCACGTCGTCCGCCCACACGTCTCCCGGACCGACACAGGAGGACCGGTGA
- a CDS encoding TetR/AcrR family transcriptional regulator, translating to MSTAQGARARARIEVTAAIKDEARRQLAAEGAARLSLRAVARELGMVSSALYRYFPSRDDLLTALIIDAYDSLGESAEAAHETAAPPFERWISVCEAVRGWALDHPHEYALIYGSPVPGYTAPDATVPAAARVGLLLIGIARDAHQGRALGRPALADDLRPEAERLAADLAPDLPPEVVTALVASWAQLYGLVGFELFGQFNRVVEDREAFFRHAVGQLAQGVGLVPGPR from the coding sequence ATGAGCACCGCACAGGGCGCCCGTGCCCGGGCCAGGATCGAAGTCACCGCGGCCATCAAGGACGAGGCCCGCAGACAGCTCGCGGCGGAGGGTGCCGCCCGGCTCTCCCTGCGGGCCGTGGCCCGTGAACTCGGCATGGTCTCCTCCGCGCTGTACCGCTACTTCCCCAGCCGTGACGACCTGCTGACCGCTCTCATCATCGACGCCTACGACTCCCTCGGGGAGAGCGCCGAGGCGGCCCACGAGACGGCGGCCCCGCCCTTCGAGCGCTGGATCTCGGTCTGCGAGGCGGTGCGGGGCTGGGCGCTGGACCATCCGCACGAGTACGCGCTGATCTACGGATCGCCCGTCCCCGGCTACACGGCCCCCGACGCCACCGTCCCGGCCGCCGCCCGCGTCGGCCTGCTGCTCATCGGCATCGCCCGCGACGCCCACCAGGGCCGGGCTCTCGGCCGGCCCGCTCTGGCGGACGACCTCCGCCCGGAGGCCGAGCGCCTGGCCGCCGACCTCGCCCCCGACCTCCCTCCGGAGGTCGTCACGGCCCTCGTCGCCTCCTGGGCCCAGCTGTACGGACTGGTCGGCTTCGAGCTGTTCGGCCAGTTCAACCGGGTCGTGGAGGACCGGGAGGCGTTCTTCCGGCACGCCGTGGGACAACTCGCACAGGGGGTGGGGCTGGTTCCCGGGCCCCGGTAG
- a CDS encoding nitroreductase family deazaflavin-dependent oxidoreductase, which yields MSTHVQKPGWFTVNVFNRIVAWMTRRGISVWGSRVLAVRGRKSGQWRTTPVNLLTLDGKQYLVAPRGHVQWTHNMRAAGGGELHLGKRVDTFTAAEVGDDDKTPVLRAYLKRWKAEVGVFFNGVGPESPDAELRRIAPDHPVFEITPAN from the coding sequence ATGTCCACGCACGTCCAGAAGCCCGGCTGGTTCACCGTCAACGTCTTCAACCGCATCGTGGCCTGGATGACCCGCCGCGGCATCAGCGTCTGGGGCTCCCGTGTCCTCGCCGTCCGCGGCCGCAAGAGCGGCCAGTGGCGCACCACCCCGGTCAACCTGCTGACCCTCGACGGCAAGCAGTACCTGGTCGCCCCTCGCGGCCATGTGCAGTGGACGCACAACATGCGCGCCGCGGGCGGCGGCGAACTGCACCTCGGCAAGCGCGTGGACACCTTCACCGCGGCCGAGGTGGGCGACGACGACAAGACCCCGGTCCTGCGCGCCTACCTCAAGCGCTGGAAGGCGGAGGTCGGGGTCTTCTTCAACGGAGTCGGCCCCGAATCCCCGGACGCCGAACTGCGCCGCATCGCCCCCGACCACCCGGTCTTCGAAATCACTCCGGCGAACTGA